One region of Deinococcus malanensis genomic DNA includes:
- the def gene encoding peptide deformylase, with product MTVPSDSPRIYPIRLYGDPVLRRKARPLQHTDTLTVPGFDPQTVRQVADTMLETMFEARGVGLAAPQVGLPVRMFVAVEYEDDEEENEGQDTPLKSRVLREFVMLNPVLSVLDKKKDRSYQEGCLSIPGIYEEGVSRARAIQVRYTDLDGVQRTIEADDYLARVFQHEADHLDGIFFLDRLPPEVTEDHRRDLLAMQRKAKQHLNDLTVLEGQRRQERGS from the coding sequence GTGACGGTTCCCAGCGACTCTCCACGCATCTATCCCATCCGCCTGTACGGCGACCCGGTGCTGCGCCGCAAGGCCCGGCCACTGCAGCACACCGACACGCTGACCGTGCCTGGCTTTGACCCCCAGACCGTGCGTCAGGTCGCCGATACTATGCTCGAAACCATGTTCGAGGCACGCGGCGTAGGCCTGGCGGCGCCGCAGGTGGGCCTGCCGGTGCGCATGTTCGTGGCGGTCGAATACGAGGACGATGAGGAAGAGAACGAGGGGCAGGACACCCCCCTCAAGTCGCGCGTCCTGCGCGAATTCGTGATGCTCAACCCGGTGCTGAGCGTGCTGGACAAGAAAAAAGACCGCTCGTACCAGGAAGGCTGTCTGAGCATTCCGGGCATCTACGAGGAGGGTGTGTCGCGTGCCCGCGCCATCCAGGTGCGCTATACCGACCTGGACGGCGTGCAGAGGACCATAGAGGCCGACGATTACCTGGCACGGGTGTTCCAGCATGAGGCCGACCACCTGGACGGCATCTTCTTCCTGGACCGCCTGCCGCCCGAGGTCACCGAGGACCACCGCCGCGACCTGCTGGCTATGCAGCGCAAGGCCAAGCAGCACCTGAATGACCTGACGGTGCTAGAAGGGCAGCGCCGCCAGGAGCGCGGATCTTGA
- the fmt gene encoding methionyl-tRNA formyltransferase — MLTALPGRPRVAFFGSPAFALPVLDAIRERFNVVLVVAQPDKPVGRGLKLTPPPVAARATELGLPLAQPAKLRGNAAFETTLRDSGADVAVTCAYGKILPASLLRVPRHGFLNTHTSLLPRYRGAAPIQWALIAGEAVTGTTIMQTDEGMDTGPVVLQQELTIEPAWTSLELADALATQAAGLIVQALEELGALRPTAQNEAQATHAPMLVKEDGFVRWRDPAQAIVNRFRGVAAWPQTTAFLSGARLKLGGLSSVEGQGQPGEVLRIDEAGLVVAAGSGAVRIETVQPEARKAQPAAVWAQTAGVGAGARFDLWEPQPS; from the coding sequence ATCTTGACGGCGCTGCCAGGCAGGCCGCGCGTGGCGTTTTTTGGCTCCCCGGCCTTTGCCCTGCCGGTGCTGGACGCCATTCGTGAGCGTTTCAACGTTGTGCTGGTGGTGGCCCAACCGGACAAGCCGGTCGGCCGGGGTCTGAAACTGACGCCGCCGCCGGTTGCAGCCCGCGCCACCGAACTGGGCCTGCCGCTTGCCCAACCCGCGAAATTGCGCGGCAACGCCGCCTTTGAGACCACCCTGCGGGACTCGGGCGCGGACGTGGCGGTGACCTGCGCCTACGGCAAGATTCTGCCGGCGTCATTGTTGCGGGTGCCGCGCCACGGCTTTCTGAATACCCACACCAGCCTGCTGCCCCGCTACCGGGGAGCCGCGCCCATTCAGTGGGCCCTGATCGCGGGTGAAGCGGTGACCGGTACGACCATCATGCAGACGGACGAGGGCATGGACACTGGCCCGGTTGTGCTGCAACAGGAACTGACTATTGAGCCTGCCTGGACCAGCCTTGAACTGGCGGACGCCCTGGCGACGCAGGCAGCGGGGCTGATCGTGCAGGCCCTGGAAGAACTCGGCGCCCTGAGGCCTACTGCCCAGAACGAGGCTCAGGCCACCCACGCCCCCATGCTGGTCAAGGAGGATGGATTTGTGCGCTGGCGTGATCCGGCCCAGGCGATTGTCAACCGCTTTCGTGGCGTGGCTGCCTGGCCGCAGACGACCGCTTTTCTGAGCGGAGCGCGTCTCAAGCTCGGGGGCCTGAGTTCCGTGGAAGGACAGGGTCAGCCCGGCGAGGTGTTGCGGATAGACGAGGCTGGTCTGGTGGTGGCTGCGGGAAGCGGCGCCGTGCGGATCGAGACCGTGCAGCCTGAGGCCCGCAAGGCGCAGCCGGCAGCCGTCTGGGCCCAGACCGCAGGCGTCGGGGCCGGGGCGCGCTTTGACCTGTGGGAACCTCAGCCGTCCTGA
- a CDS encoding endonuclease III domain-containing protein, with protein sequence MTESPVLNVVRPAPERAELLQWMYARLRDEYGEKPLEPRRDPMHELVSTILSQRTNWRDEDAAYQELRTLGDWDAIIAAPTEAVAHAIRRSNYPESKAPRIQATLRAIRDAPGGYDLDFLRELPVKDALKWLTDLPGVGVKTASLVLLFNYARPVFPVDTHVHRVNTRVGTIPRMGEQAAHRALLGLLPPEPPLLYELHINLLKHGQKICTWSRPRCRQCVLRERCDAFALYGDQVPSFSEKAPPSA encoded by the coding sequence ATGACTGAGTCACCGGTCCTGAATGTGGTCCGCCCGGCCCCGGAGCGGGCCGAACTGCTGCAGTGGATGTACGCCAGGTTGCGCGACGAGTATGGTGAAAAACCACTGGAGCCCCGGCGCGACCCCATGCACGAGTTGGTCAGCACGATCCTCTCGCAGCGCACCAACTGGCGCGACGAGGACGCCGCGTATCAGGAACTGCGAACCCTGGGGGACTGGGACGCCATTATTGCCGCGCCCACCGAGGCGGTGGCTCACGCGATCCGCCGCAGCAACTACCCCGAGAGCAAGGCCCCGCGCATCCAGGCGACGCTGCGTGCCATCCGTGACGCCCCGGGAGGCTATGACCTGGACTTTCTGCGTGAGTTGCCGGTCAAAGACGCCCTGAAATGGCTCACCGACCTGCCGGGGGTAGGGGTCAAGACGGCCAGCCTGGTGCTGCTGTTCAATTACGCCCGGCCGGTCTTTCCGGTGGATACTCACGTGCACCGGGTCAACACTCGGGTCGGAACCATTCCCCGTATGGGCGAGCAGGCTGCCCACCGCGCGTTGCTGGGGCTGCTGCCCCCTGAGCCACCTCTGCTGTACGAACTGCACATCAATCTGCTGAAGCACGGGCAGAAGATCTGCACCTGGAGCCGCCCGCGCTGCCGTCAGTGTGTCCTCCGTGAGCGCTGCGACGCCTTTGCTCTGTACGGCGATCAGGTGCCCAGCTTCAGTGAGAAAGCCCCGCCCTCCGCCTGA
- the fumC gene encoding class II fumarate hydratase, with the protein MTNIRKESDTMGTLDVAADRYWGAQTERSIHNFPIGRDTFVWGRPVIRALGILKKGAAQANADLGELPRDVADLIVQAADEVIAGKLDDHFPLVVFQTGSGTQSNMNANEVISNRAIEIAGGEMGSKKPVHPNDHVNRGQSSNDTFPTAMHIAVVLELSERLYGSVGKLRDTLDAKANQHAGLVKVGRTHLQDATPITLGQEIGGWVAQLDYALAEVRHAGEGLLDLAIGGTAVGTGLNAHSQFGDLAARKYSEETGFPFRSAENKFAALSAHDALVQTSAALRTLAGALMKMANDVRWLASGPRNGIGEITIPENEPGSSIMPGKVNPTQSEAMTMVATRVFGNDATVAFAGSQGNFQLNVFKPVMVHAVLESIRLISDACLAFNDNCAVGIEPNLERIEHNLSINLMQVTALNKHIGYDKAAAIAKKAHKEGSSLKDAALALGHVTEEQFAEWVVPLDMTHS; encoded by the coding sequence ATGACCAACATCCGCAAAGAGTCCGACACGATGGGCACGCTGGACGTCGCCGCCGACCGGTACTGGGGCGCGCAGACCGAGCGCAGCATCCACAATTTCCCGATCGGCCGGGACACCTTCGTGTGGGGACGCCCCGTCATCCGTGCACTGGGCATCCTGAAAAAGGGCGCCGCGCAGGCCAACGCCGACCTGGGCGAACTGCCGCGTGACGTGGCCGACCTGATCGTGCAGGCCGCTGATGAAGTGATTGCCGGCAAGCTCGACGACCACTTCCCGCTGGTCGTGTTTCAGACCGGCTCGGGCACCCAGAGCAACATGAACGCCAACGAGGTCATCTCCAACCGCGCCATCGAGATCGCGGGCGGAGAGATGGGCTCCAAGAAGCCCGTGCACCCCAATGACCACGTCAACCGCGGCCAGAGCAGCAACGACACCTTCCCGACCGCCATGCACATTGCGGTGGTGCTGGAACTCAGCGAGCGGCTGTACGGCAGCGTGGGCAAACTGCGCGACACGCTGGACGCCAAGGCGAATCAGCATGCCGGGCTGGTCAAGGTCGGGCGCACGCACCTGCAGGACGCCACGCCCATCACCCTGGGCCAGGAGATCGGCGGCTGGGTCGCGCAGCTCGACTACGCCCTGGCGGAAGTGCGCCACGCCGGTGAGGGCCTGCTGGATCTGGCCATCGGCGGCACGGCGGTCGGCACCGGCCTGAATGCCCACTCGCAGTTCGGCGACCTGGCCGCGCGGAAGTACAGCGAGGAAACCGGCTTTCCATTCCGCAGCGCGGAGAACAAGTTCGCGGCCCTCAGCGCTCACGACGCCCTGGTGCAGACCAGCGCCGCCCTGCGCACCCTGGCCGGTGCCCTGATGAAGATGGCCAACGACGTGCGCTGGCTGGCTTCGGGGCCCCGCAACGGCATCGGCGAGATCACCATTCCCGAGAACGAGCCCGGCAGCTCGATCATGCCCGGCAAGGTCAACCCCACCCAGAGCGAGGCCATGACCATGGTGGCCACGCGCGTGTTCGGCAACGACGCCACCGTGGCCTTCGCGGGCAGCCAGGGCAACTTCCAGCTCAACGTGTTCAAGCCGGTTATGGTGCACGCGGTGCTGGAGTCCATTCGCCTGATCAGCGACGCCTGCCTCGCCTTCAACGACAACTGCGCCGTGGGCATCGAGCCGAACCTGGAACGCATCGAGCACAACCTCAGCATCAACCTGATGCAGGTCACGGCCCTGAACAAGCACATCGGTTACGACAAGGCCGCGGCGATTGCCAAGAAGGCGCACAAGGAAGGCAGCAGCCTGAAGGATGCTGCCCTGGCACTGGGGCACGTCACCGAGGAGCAGTTCGCCGAATGGGTCGTGCCGCTGGATATGACCCACAGCTGA
- a CDS encoding S41 family peptidase, which yields MVGSPAEKAGLQPGDRLTNLNDQGPPGTVEGLQKAEIFDDPPLLKVRVERGPVRRAQIRTLTLEPRVLRRMHLPLLYTPPDAPVGVQVLRIPSFKEGRRVGPRVHALVRQAQKQGTRKLIVDLRHGGGGLLQECLMAAGAIIGPAQVNSESRRGPSSAEWTGRRVQLQRDLIITRPWWHASSRSHVLAFPARWHGETVVLVDRGTASCHETMAYLLQRTGIPVLGLPTAGLLSTSVLWRELPGGGALQVSMYRKLDSQGKPMLHRVTPDIRVVDDPQVFAATGHDPALQAAYRRLAVQR from the coding sequence GTGGTGGGAAGCCCAGCAGAAAAGGCTGGCCTGCAGCCCGGAGACCGGCTGACCAACCTGAATGACCAAGGACCACCTGGAACCGTTGAAGGGCTGCAAAAGGCTGAGATCTTCGATGATCCGCCGCTGCTGAAGGTCCGGGTGGAACGCGGGCCGGTGAGACGGGCGCAGATTCGCACCCTTACCCTGGAGCCGCGAGTGCTGCGCCGCATGCACCTGCCGTTGCTGTATACGCCCCCGGACGCGCCGGTGGGTGTGCAGGTCCTGCGTATTCCCAGTTTCAAGGAAGGGCGGCGGGTCGGGCCACGGGTGCATGCCCTGGTCCGTCAGGCACAGAAACAGGGCACACGTAAGCTGATCGTGGACCTGCGTCATGGCGGTGGCGGCCTGTTGCAAGAGTGCCTGATGGCTGCTGGAGCCATCATAGGTCCGGCTCAGGTCAATTCCGAAAGCCGACGAGGACCATCTTCCGCCGAGTGGACCGGCCGCCGGGTCCAGTTGCAGAGAGATCTGATCATCACAAGGCCATGGTGGCACGCGTCCTCCCGCTCACACGTTCTGGCTTTTCCCGCCCGCTGGCACGGCGAGACGGTCGTGCTGGTAGACCGGGGCACCGCCTCGTGCCACGAGACCATGGCGTATCTGCTGCAGCGCACAGGCATCCCGGTGCTGGGCCTCCCGACAGCCGGGCTGCTCTCCACCTCTGTCTTATGGCGTGAACTCCCCGGGGGCGGAGCCCTTCAGGTCTCGATGTACCGGAAACTGGACAGCCAAGGAAAACCCATGCTCCACCGTGTGACCCCTGATATCCGGGTGGTGGATGATCCGCAGGTCTTTGCCGCCACGGGCCATGACCCGGCGCTGCAGGCTGCCTATCGGCGGCTGGCCGTGCAGCGTTGA
- a CDS encoding thymidylate synthase, translating to MQQYLDFMRHVLEHGTEKTDRTGTGTLSVFGHQMRFDLAQGFPLVTTKRTHLKSIIHELLWFLQGSSNVAYLREHDVTIWDEWADEHGELGPVYGVQWRSWPTPDGRHIDQIAQVVEQIRRTPDSRRLIVSAWNVGEIEQMALPPCHAFFQFYVADGRLSCQLYQRSADIFLGVPFNIASYALLTLMVAQVTGLEPGEFIWTGGDCHLYTNHLEQARKQLSREPRTLPVMHLNPAVRELDDFRFEDFTLEGYDPHPGIKAPVAV from the coding sequence ATGCAGCAGTACCTCGACTTCATGCGGCACGTGCTGGAGCACGGCACCGAGAAAACCGACCGGACCGGGACCGGCACCCTCTCGGTTTTTGGGCACCAGATGCGCTTTGACCTCGCGCAGGGCTTCCCACTGGTCACCACCAAGCGTACCCACCTGAAGTCGATCATTCACGAGCTGCTGTGGTTTTTGCAGGGCAGCAGCAACGTCGCGTACCTGCGCGAACACGACGTGACCATCTGGGACGAATGGGCTGACGAGCACGGCGAGCTGGGCCCGGTCTACGGAGTGCAGTGGCGCAGCTGGCCCACGCCGGACGGACGGCACATCGACCAGATTGCCCAGGTGGTCGAGCAGATCCGGCGTACCCCCGACTCACGCCGGCTGATCGTGAGTGCCTGGAATGTCGGGGAGATCGAGCAGATGGCCCTGCCCCCCTGCCACGCCTTTTTCCAGTTCTATGTGGCGGACGGGCGACTGTCCTGCCAGCTGTACCAGCGCTCAGCCGACATTTTCCTGGGTGTGCCGTTCAATATCGCCTCCTACGCGCTGCTGACGCTGATGGTCGCGCAGGTCACGGGGCTCGAACCCGGCGAGTTCATCTGGACTGGGGGCGACTGCCACCTGTACACCAACCACCTGGAGCAGGCGCGCAAGCAGCTTTCCCGCGAACCGCGCACACTGCCGGTCATGCACCTCAACCCGGCCGTGCGTGAGCTGGACGATTTCCGCTTCGAGGATTTTACGCTGGAAGGCTACGACCCACACCCCGGAATCAAGGCTCCGGTGGCGGTATGA
- a CDS encoding HIT family protein, whose translation MSEQECIFCKILRGEAESSVVAENELCLAFLTISPFNTGHTLVVPRRHAATFTDLTPAEAAALAQLSQQVAQALERSDLPCEGFNLWMANGSAAFQDVFHVHMHVFPRLKDDGFKIEVSWPQPSRAELNEVAAQLCTALEKR comes from the coding sequence ATGAGCGAGCAGGAATGCATTTTCTGCAAGATTCTGAGGGGAGAAGCCGAGTCGAGTGTGGTGGCCGAGAACGAACTCTGTCTGGCTTTTCTGACAATCAGTCCATTCAATACAGGGCACACCCTGGTCGTCCCAAGGCGTCACGCGGCTACATTTACGGACCTGACGCCTGCAGAAGCTGCCGCGCTGGCTCAACTTTCGCAGCAGGTCGCGCAGGCCCTTGAGCGCAGTGATCTCCCCTGTGAAGGCTTTAATCTGTGGATGGCCAACGGCTCAGCCGCCTTTCAGGATGTCTTTCACGTGCACATGCATGTCTTCCCGCGTCTGAAAGATGACGGTTTTAAGATTGAGGTTTCCTGGCCTCAGCCCTCACGTGCCGAACTGAATGAGGTCGCTGCGCAACTCTGCACGGCTCTGGAGAAACGCTGA
- a CDS encoding deaminase yields the protein MNRPTFDELGLATARLWASRSADAKVQVGACILDRHHRVVGVGYNGRAAGEPNERESLDQGHSGFIHAEVNALLAANWNGEGHTLYVTHEPCATCARLIVNSRRVGRVAFAAVYSETSRVQSGLPSGAEILRSAGIEVQHVG from the coding sequence ATGAACCGACCTACTTTCGATGAGCTGGGCCTGGCCACCGCGCGGCTGTGGGCCTCCCGCAGCGCCGACGCGAAGGTGCAGGTGGGAGCGTGCATCCTGGACCGGCATCACCGGGTGGTAGGTGTGGGATACAACGGCCGCGCTGCCGGGGAACCGAACGAGCGCGAGAGCCTGGACCAGGGCCACAGCGGCTTTATTCACGCGGAGGTCAACGCCCTGCTGGCCGCCAACTGGAACGGAGAGGGCCACACCTTATACGTGACCCACGAGCCCTGCGCCACCTGCGCCCGCCTGATCGTCAATTCGCGCCGGGTGGGCCGGGTGGCCTTTGCCGCCGTTTACAGTGAGACCAGCCGGGTGCAGTCGGGTCTGCCCAGCGGGGCCGAGATTCTGCGCTCTGCCGGTATCGAGGTGCAGCATGTCGGCTAG
- a CDS encoding dihydrofolate reductase — MSARLELVAIVAMTKNRVIGKDGGMPWHLPADLAHFRRLSVGKPNIMGRKVYDSLGQALPGRDNIVLTRNPGFLAPGCSVVHTPQEALKAAGDAPEIAILGGEEIYRLYLQKLTRVEQTVIHAVLDGDTFFPELPGEWEVSAERERAADEKNRYDLTFRTLIRRA, encoded by the coding sequence ATGTCGGCTAGGCTGGAACTGGTCGCCATCGTCGCCATGACCAAAAACCGCGTGATCGGCAAAGATGGCGGCATGCCCTGGCACCTGCCGGCTGACCTGGCGCACTTCCGGCGGCTTAGCGTCGGCAAGCCGAACATCATGGGCCGCAAGGTGTACGACTCGCTGGGGCAGGCGCTGCCGGGGCGCGACAACATTGTCCTGACCCGCAATCCCGGCTTCCTGGCGCCCGGGTGCAGTGTGGTGCATACCCCTCAGGAAGCCCTGAAAGCTGCCGGTGACGCTCCTGAGATCGCCATCCTGGGAGGCGAGGAAATCTACCGGCTGTACCTGCAGAAGCTCACGCGCGTGGAGCAGACCGTGATCCACGCGGTGCTCGATGGCGACACGTTCTTCCCTGAATTGCCCGGCGAGTGGGAGGTCAGTGCCGAGCGTGAGCGGGCCGCCGACGAGAAAAACCGTTACGACCTGACCTTCCGCACCCTGATCCGCCGCGCCTGA
- a CDS encoding YbfB/YjiJ family MFS transporter yields the protein MTGRQRLSPAARALLDMLALSLGGAVALGFARFAYALLLPVMRSDLNWSFTLSGSMNAVNALGYLLGALSAGWLSGRAGLRRTFQAGMLLTALALLACALTSDSAALLLWRLLAGLGGAWVFVSGGGLAALAARAYPEQSARLLGVFYGGAGIGIVLSALLVPPLLASGWRGAWAALGATSLVCLALTLRTLGRLPDRAPALPEGEGHASLRPLGFTLAAYACFGVGYIAYMTFIVAFLRSLGAEGLITPFWTLLGVCVIANPFVWGPLMTRATGARAMALLMLLLAVGAALPLVASHPAALLLSGVLFGLSFLAVVTFTTVITRRVLPEHAWSRGIAVFTSVFALGQVAGPLLTGLAADSAGGLRLGLGFSAAVLLVGAGLALGQPARSLTTSRAA from the coding sequence ATGACCGGTAGGCAGCGGCTCTCTCCTGCGGCCCGGGCCCTGCTCGACATGCTGGCGCTGTCGCTGGGCGGCGCGGTGGCCCTGGGATTCGCGCGCTTCGCCTACGCGTTGCTGCTGCCGGTGATGCGCTCGGATCTGAACTGGAGCTTCACCCTGTCCGGCAGCATGAACGCTGTCAATGCCCTGGGGTATCTGCTGGGTGCCCTGAGTGCCGGCTGGCTCTCGGGCCGGGCCGGCCTTCGCCGTACCTTTCAGGCCGGAATGCTGCTCACCGCCCTGGCGCTGCTGGCCTGCGCGCTCACCTCGGACAGCGCCGCGCTGCTGCTGTGGCGGCTGCTGGCCGGACTGGGTGGCGCCTGGGTCTTTGTCAGTGGGGGAGGGCTGGCGGCACTGGCGGCGCGCGCCTACCCGGAGCAGAGCGCCCGCCTGCTGGGTGTCTTCTACGGCGGTGCCGGCATTGGTATCGTCCTGTCGGCGCTGCTGGTGCCTCCGCTGCTGGCCAGTGGGTGGCGTGGGGCGTGGGCGGCGCTGGGGGCCACGTCGCTGGTGTGTCTGGCCCTGACCTTGCGCACGCTGGGGCGCCTGCCGGACCGGGCCCCGGCTCTCCCGGAGGGAGAGGGACACGCCTCCCTCCGCCCGTTGGGGTTCACCCTGGCTGCATATGCCTGTTTCGGTGTGGGCTACATCGCGTACATGACCTTTATCGTGGCGTTCCTGCGTTCACTGGGCGCAGAAGGGCTGATCACCCCGTTCTGGACCCTGCTGGGTGTGTGCGTGATCGCCAATCCGTTCGTCTGGGGCCCACTGATGACGCGCGCCACCGGGGCCCGGGCCATGGCCCTGCTGATGCTGCTGCTGGCCGTTGGTGCGGCCCTGCCCCTGGTCGCGTCACATCCGGCTGCGCTGCTTCTGTCCGGCGTGCTGTTCGGGCTGAGCTTCCTGGCGGTGGTGACCTTTACGACGGTGATCACCCGGCGGGTTCTGCCCGAACACGCCTGGTCGCGCGGCATCGCTGTGTTTACCAGTGTGTTTGCCCTGGGTCAGGTGGCCGGACCACTGCTCACTGGACTGGCCGCAGACAGTGCCGGGGGCCTGCGGCTGGGTCTGGGCTTCAGTGCAGCGGTGCTGCTGGTGGGCGCAGGACTGGCCCTGGGGCAGCCAGCACGGTCACTTACCACCAGCCGCGCCGCTTGA